The region CAGGTTAGAGCTAGAGCAAGACTTGGTGGAGCAACTAAAACTGGAGCAGATGAAGAGTATACGTTCCCACCAAGTGCTGTGCCAGCAGATCTTACAGGAACTGTAACTGTAGATGATATCTTAGAAGAGCGTAGATTAGAATTTGCTTTTGAAGGTATTAGATGGTACGATATTGTTAGAAGACAAATAGGAAATGAAGTATTTAACTCAAGTGGATTAGAAGGTGATAAGCCTTTCTTTACTTCAGATGACTACTTGTTACCATTACCAGAAGATGAGTTAGAAAGAAATCCTAACTTAACACAAAACCCTGGTTACTAGGTGAAATAGTATAAAGTAGATATACTTTTATATATAAATTTTGTTGTTGAATAAATACTGGTCTAAATTATAGGCCAGTATTTTTTTTTTGATCTTAGTTTAAAATTAATTCTCTATAAAGTAACGGTCTTTATAACAAAAACTCGAGTATTTAACTACCTAAAAAGAATTGTTTTAAACCTTAAATTTTGTAAAAAAAATCTTTCTTTAAATCAGTCGTTTTTTTAAAGATTAATTGCCTAAATTTATGGAGCTATATACTTTTAATGCCAGTAACCACGGCAGTTAATAGGGTTGATTTGTGTTACGGAGTAGTGAATATTTTTATTATCTATCTTACTTATAACACAAAGTGATTTAACTTGTTAATAAAGAGTGTGTAAGCTTCTGTAAAACTAAACTAAATTCTAAAACTACTAAATATTCATGACATCAACTCAATTATCATTTAAGGATAAAATTAAAAAAGGATTAAAGGATTTTGGACCTGCATTCTTTATTATTGGTTATGTAGTTGGCACAGGAAGTGTAACCTCAATGGTTGTTTCTGGGGCTAATTACGGTTTAAGCCTTTCTTGGGCTTTATTATTATCTTGTTTTTTTACATACTTTTTACTTGTCTCTATTAGTAAATTAACAATTGTTTCTGGAGATACGCTTATGTATAATTTTAAAAAAGCATTTGGTAAGCCTGTTACTATTTTTATTATTGTAGCTCTGCTGGTTTCAATAGTGTCTTCTGTAATAGGTGTTATGGGAGTTGTGGCCGAGGTTACAATGGAATGGATTTCTGTAAAAACATCTATATCATTTCTTAATGCTCCAGCAGTTTCTATTTTCTTTATTTGTTTACTAATTGGATTATTCTGGACGGGAAAACATGAGAATTTTATAAAGGCAATGAGTATTATGGTTGGATTTATGGCACTGTCTTTTATTGCAACTAGTGTAATGGTTGTAAAAGAAACAGTAACTAATATATCTGATTTCTTTCCAGAATTGCCGCATGGCGATAATTCTGGTCTTGTTATTGCAGGTATTGTGGGTACTACTATGGCTGGTGTGTGTTTAGCATCAAGAAGTATCTTAGTGCAAGAACAAAAGTGGGGAATAAAAGATTTAAAAACAGAAAATAGAGATGCCATGTCGTCTATGGCCTTAACGTTCTTTATTAGTTTAGCTATTATGATTAGTGCAACGGGAACTTTATATTTTCAAGGTATTAAGGTTAATGACGCTACAGATATGATGAGTGCATTGGGACCATGGGCAGGAGATTTTGCACTTACGTTATTTACCCTAGGAATTATTGGAGCAGGATTGTCTTCTATTTTTCCTAACTTACTATTGTTTCCTTGGTTAATAGCAGATTATACTGGAACAGAGCGAAACATGAAAAAACCATTGTTTAAAGCCTTAGTGGTTATCGTAGCTTTAAGTGGTGCAATTGTTCCATTTTTTGGAGGAAAGCCTGTATGGATTTTAATAGCTTCTCAAGCATTAAGTCCATTTGTAATGCCTTTAATTACACTGTTTTTAATTATTTTATTAAACAAGACAGAAGTTATGAAGGAATATAAAACAAGTATATGGATGAATATTGCATTAGGTGCAACTTTAATTTTTAACATATACATGTTGTATGTTGCCTTAACTGGATTTATGGGGTACTTTTAATCATAACCTTTTTTAATTTTCTAATACATATTAAAATATAAATAAGAAATCATGAGTGATCACTTACAAAAATATGCACATATGCCTTTAAAACAACTTCATAATAGAGTGTGGAGAACGTATGAAGGCGGTGCATTGATTGATAGATGGAAGCAAACAACTCCTGAAACAGACGGAAGCATGCCAGAAGAATGGATTATGTCTACCGTTACAGCACGCGGGAATAATAGACCTGCAGATGAAGGTTTATCGCTTATAGATACAGAAGAAGGTACTATACCTTTAAAAGAATTAATACATTCTAATCTGGAGTTGTATTTAGGAGAAACTCTTGCCGAAAAATTTGGAACTACAGGTGTCCTTATTAAAATGTTAGATTCTAAAGAACGTTTAACAGTTCAAGTACATCCAGATAAAAACTATGCAAAAACTGTTTTTAATTCAGAATTTGGTAAAACAGAATCTTGGTATGTTTTAAATACTCGAGAAATAGACGGCGAAAAAAGTGTCGTGTACATGGGCTTTAAAAAACATGTTACCCGCGAAGAGTGGCGTACTCATTTTGAGAATCAGAACATTCAAGGCATGTTAGATTGTTTGCATAAAATTGAAGTCAAGCCAGGAGATGCTTTCATGATTTATGGTGGTGTCCCACATGCCATTGGTGCAGGTTGTTTTTTAATGGAAGTTCAGGAACCTACAGATTACACCATGCGTGTTGAAAAAACAACACCTAATGGCTTAACAATTGGACCAGAACTTATACATCAAGGTGTTGGTGAAGAAAAAATGTTAGAGTGTTTTCATTATGATAATTATACGTTACAGGAAGCGCTTGATGCATGGAAAATTACACCAGAGATTTTAGATAGTTCGGAAGAATTTACATTAAGAACATTATTTAATGCCAAGCATACAAATTGTTTTGGGTTAAGTGAATTGCTACTAGATGGGAGTCATAAAATTAAAGGTAACGGTGCCTTTTATGTAGCTGTTATTTATTCTGGTGAAGGTGTAATGACGTGTAATGGTAAAGAATATAGCTATGCTCAAGGTGATGAGATTTTTATCTCTGCTGCGATTTCAGAACTTACATTTAAATCGAGTACGGCTTCAAAGATATTATTATGCTATCCTCCAAGTTAAGTAACTTAAGTTTAAAGTATACACTAATATTATAAGATTAAGGCTTCATCTTTTCAAAAACAAGGATGAAGCCTTTAATTTTGTTAAGCCTTAACTAATTTTATAAAACCAACTCTTCAAATAAGCGTTGCGAAGTCTTTTCGAGGTGATAACACATGCCTGGATGAGGTCTGGAAGTTTGTATAGCGGAGCTTCTAATTGCTGTTAACCAACGAAAACGAGATGGTATATCCATATGTGCAATAGGGCTATCTGTACAAGTCCCTTTAGCTATAGTTTCAAAAGCTTTTATGTTTAAAGCTAATTGGTCCACATCAAAATCTTCAGCAAATAGTTTTATTTTTTTAAAAGGTATATCATATAAAACTGTAATAAATTTAGCCTGTTTACTAAAAAGTATAATGCCTATATTTATAAACTCTTCGCGTTCTAACTTTGGTACTACTCGTATTATAGCATATTCGTATAGTTTAAGATCTTGCATGTTCAATTTCATTTACAAAAATTTCTGAATGGTCTAAACGCGTCACTAAAAAATTATAATACACCTCTCGAATGGCATTTGGAGAGCTATCTATATCTTCTCTTTGCAACCATGCTTCAGGAATAGAATTTACGATGTCTCTTATTATTTCTGGTGTTAATATTGCTTTAAATTCAGCATCTATAGTTTTAATTTTAGATGCTTGAGGTAGTAATACATGATCTTTAATAAGCTTAAAAGGACTCTTTGCAGATTGTTCCCAATTGCTCCACGAATGATGAAAGTATAAACATGCACCATGGTCTATTAACCATAGCTCTTTATGCCACATAAGCATATTTGTGTTTTTAAAGGTACGGTCTACATTGGTAATAAAAGCATCTAACCATACAATTTTAGAGGCTAAAGTCTCATCTATAGTTGTAACAGCGGGATCGAAAGTTATAGCTCCAGATAAAAAATGAAGTGCTAAATTTAAACCTTGGCTGCCTTGTAATAAATCCTGAATTTCTTCATCGGCTTCTGTTCTTCCAAAGGCTTCATCTAAATGTGCAAAAACTAGTTCAGGTAACTGTAAGTTTAACGCTTTTGCTATCTGTCCGCCAATAAGTTCAGCAATTAATGCTTTTGGGCCATGTCCTGCGCCTTTAAACTTTAAGACATACTTAAAATCGTCGTCGGCTTCTGCCAATGCAGGCAGCGAACCTCCTTCTCTTAAAGGCATCATATACCGCGTTACATGTACGTGCCTTAATTCAAAATTATTTGTCATACGTTTAATACTAGATTGTAAATTTAGTGATTAGTTGTATGCTATGGTTAGAGTATACCAATTTTTGATTTATAAGGTTTAAAACGGATATCCTATTGCAAAGTTAAACGTGGTTTCTTTATACTGAAACTCATACCGTTTACCTTCTTCTAAAGCGAGGTCATGAATTGGCGTGGCAAAATCAAATCTAATTACAAAGCCTTGTACATCTACACGAAGACCAACACCAACACCAATACCTAATTCTTTAATAAAATCTGAGCTAAATTTTCCGCCAGGTACATCTTCTATTTCTGTAGAATTCCATACGTTTCCAGCATCTGCAAATACAGCACCTTTAAAGTATGAGAATAATGGAAAACGATATTCTAAATTTGCTTCTAATCTAATATTTCCAGTTTGGTCTATATAATAATCATCATCTGTATCCTCTTCGCTTACATATGTTCCTGGACCTAAAGATCTAATTCTAAAAGCACGAACGCTATTTGGACCACCAGAATAGTACTGTTTAATATATGGCATATATTCTGAATTTCCATAAGGGATACCGTAGCCAGCAAATAGTCTGGTAGCGAGTTTGTTTTCGTTATCAAAGTTAAAATGATAACGGAAATCAATATCGGCTTTAACATACTGCGCATATTCTAGTCCAAAAATAGTTTGAGTTTCATTGTTGTTTTTTGAGTCGAATAAACTAAGGGCATTTCCTGCAATGTCAAAAGTTACGTTGGTGTATAACTGGTGTTTTTTAGAAGTATTTATCATTTCATTATATATAAATGAATAGTTTAAACCCGCAATAAACTGTTGTTCGAAACTTTGTTCTAAATACGAGTTTTCATCTAAAATGGCTTCAAATTCATCAGACGTATTAATTAAGTTATTATAATTTATAGAGAACGGATTTATCTCGTGTGTGGTGTATCTGTTTGCATTCCACGAATACCCAAATTCGGCCGTTCCAGATAATAATGTATATAATTCTGTACGGTTTAAATAATCTATACCGATACTGGTTTTAGTTTTAGGAATAGAATATTCAAAAAAATCTTCATTAATCTTTATCGGAAAAATAACTCGCGGTAATATCAATTCAGATTTCAGACCTAAAGAAGTATTGCTAATAGAATTACCACCACCTACCTGAAGCTCGTAACCAATATTAGCACTAAGACTTAAGATTTCTCCACCGTTAAAGATATTTCTGTTATTGTATGAAAACTCTAAAGCTGGCCCTGCAAAATTATTTGACTTTGTTACAGCCTGCAATTCTGCTCTTAAGGACCTTTTATTTAGCGGTGATAAGTAAATGTTAGCATCTACTACTTTAGAACTGTCTGTTAGCGTGCTGTCTTGCTCTTCGTACTGAATATTTACAAACTTATAGGTACCTATGGTGGAAAGGCGTCTTGCCGTATTTCGTGATGCTTCTGGGTCGTATAATTCATTTTCGTTAAGGGTAATAAACGGATCTAAGTGCCTTAATTTAAAAAATTCTTCGTCTTGAATATAGCTTTTATTATTGTAGCGTGTAACGGTTTGTTTAACGCTGTCTTTTTTTATGTCGTAATTGGTGTAAATATTTATTTTACCAATCTTGTAAGGCAATGTAGCTGCTTTGGGAACAGATGATTTGAGCCTTAGATATAAATCGAATTTTTTATTAGTGTAGCGGGTAGTATCTGCTTCAAAAATTAAAAACTCCGAATTAAAATTGTAATATCCAGCTTTCTTTAAATCTGAATCTATGCGTAATCGTTCTGTTTTTAAATAATCTAAATCAAAACGTATACCTGGTTTAAACTCGGTATTAGCTACACTTTTTTTTATCTCTGAGAATATGGGATCGGGTAAAGAATCTACTTTATAAGTGCCCATTATATAAGGTTGTTTTATGTGTGCGTTATAGGCAATAGAAGATTTACTGTTGTCTTCGTCTTCTAAAATTTCAGAAGAAGCACTGCTATA is a window of Formosa sediminum DNA encoding:
- the tamL gene encoding translocation and assembly module lipoprotein TamL, whose translation is MLSIVYFQSCSIAKYIPEDELLYTGASLTLETDSIIENKSELKSELESTIRPVPNTKFLGMYPGLYYYYKNQKEKPGFINRWLYKKIGEEPVYQSSIETFEVEDILVNRLENHGFFYSSASSEILEDEDNSKSSIAYNAHIKQPYIMGTYKVDSLPDPIFSEIKKSVANTEFKPGIRFDLDYLKTERLRIDSDLKKAGYYNFNSEFLIFEADTTRYTNKKFDLYLRLKSSVPKAATLPYKIGKINIYTNYDIKKDSVKQTVTRYNNKSYIQDEEFFKLRHLDPFITLNENELYDPEASRNTARRLSTIGTYKFVNIQYEEQDSTLTDSSKVVDANIYLSPLNKRSLRAELQAVTKSNNFAGPALEFSYNNRNIFNGGEILSLSANIGYELQVGGGNSISNTSLGLKSELILPRVIFPIKINEDFFEYSIPKTKTSIGIDYLNRTELYTLLSGTAEFGYSWNANRYTTHEINPFSINYNNLINTSDEFEAILDENSYLEQSFEQQFIAGLNYSFIYNEMINTSKKHQLYTNVTFDIAGNALSLFDSKNNNETQTIFGLEYAQYVKADIDFRYHFNFDNENKLATRLFAGYGIPYGNSEYMPYIKQYYSGGPNSVRAFRIRSLGPGTYVSEEDTDDDYYIDQTGNIRLEANLEYRFPLFSYFKGAVFADAGNVWNSTEIEDVPGGKFSSDFIKELGIGVGVGLRVDVQGFVIRFDFATPIHDLALEEGKRYEFQYKETTFNFAIGYPF
- a CDS encoding DUF3037 domain-containing protein — translated: MQDLKLYEYAIIRVVPKLEREEFINIGIILFSKQAKFITVLYDIPFKKIKLFAEDFDVDQLALNIKAFETIAKGTCTDSPIAHMDIPSRFRWLTAIRSSAIQTSRPHPGMCYHLEKTSQRLFEELVL
- a CDS encoding HipA family kinase, with product MTNNFELRHVHVTRYMMPLREGGSLPALAEADDDFKYVLKFKGAGHGPKALIAELIGGQIAKALNLQLPELVFAHLDEAFGRTEADEEIQDLLQGSQGLNLALHFLSGAITFDPAVTTIDETLASKIVWLDAFITNVDRTFKNTNMLMWHKELWLIDHGACLYFHHSWSNWEQSAKSPFKLIKDHVLLPQASKIKTIDAEFKAILTPEIIRDIVNSIPEAWLQREDIDSSPNAIREVYYNFLVTRLDHSEIFVNEIEHARS
- a CDS encoding NRAMP family divalent metal transporter is translated as MTSTQLSFKDKIKKGLKDFGPAFFIIGYVVGTGSVTSMVVSGANYGLSLSWALLLSCFFTYFLLVSISKLTIVSGDTLMYNFKKAFGKPVTIFIIVALLVSIVSSVIGVMGVVAEVTMEWISVKTSISFLNAPAVSIFFICLLIGLFWTGKHENFIKAMSIMVGFMALSFIATSVMVVKETVTNISDFFPELPHGDNSGLVIAGIVGTTMAGVCLASRSILVQEQKWGIKDLKTENRDAMSSMALTFFISLAIMISATGTLYFQGIKVNDATDMMSALGPWAGDFALTLFTLGIIGAGLSSIFPNLLLFPWLIADYTGTERNMKKPLFKALVVIVALSGAIVPFFGGKPVWILIASQALSPFVMPLITLFLIILLNKTEVMKEYKTSIWMNIALGATLIFNIYMLYVALTGFMGYF
- a CDS encoding type I phosphomannose isomerase catalytic subunit, encoding MSDHLQKYAHMPLKQLHNRVWRTYEGGALIDRWKQTTPETDGSMPEEWIMSTVTARGNNRPADEGLSLIDTEEGTIPLKELIHSNLELYLGETLAEKFGTTGVLIKMLDSKERLTVQVHPDKNYAKTVFNSEFGKTESWYVLNTREIDGEKSVVYMGFKKHVTREEWRTHFENQNIQGMLDCLHKIEVKPGDAFMIYGGVPHAIGAGCFLMEVQEPTDYTMRVEKTTPNGLTIGPELIHQGVGEEKMLECFHYDNYTLQEALDAWKITPEILDSSEEFTLRTLFNAKHTNCFGLSELLLDGSHKIKGNGAFYVAVIYSGEGVMTCNGKEYSYAQGDEIFISAAISELTFKSSTASKILLCYPPS